The Agelaius phoeniceus isolate bAgePho1 chromosome 4, bAgePho1.hap1, whole genome shotgun sequence genome includes a region encoding these proteins:
- the SMIM19 gene encoding small integral membrane protein 19 codes for MAAAAAAGAGGGGASAALGDGGAIDYSVHEAWNEATNVYLLVVLASLALLVYARRNKRRIMRIFTLPPAAETPPEPNFYDSMKKIRLRQQLEMYSIARKYEQQQQQPPKQTESVQLSVE; via the exons atggcggcggcggcggcagcgggggccggcggcggcggcgcctcggCGGCGCTGGGCGACGGCGGCGCCATCGACTACTCGGTGCACGAGGCGTGGAACGAGGCCACCAACGTGTACCTGCTGGTGGTGCTGGCCAGCCTCGCCCTCCTCGTCTACGCGCGGCG GAACAAGAGGAGGATCATGCGCATCTTCACCCTGCCCCCGGCCGCCGAGACGCCGCCCGAGCCCAACTTCTACGACAGCATGAAGAAGATCCGCCTGCGGCAGCAGCTGGAGATGTACTCCATCG caAGGAAGtatgaacagcagcagcagcagccaccaaaACAGACTGAAAGCGTACAGCTCTCAGTGGAATGA